The Solibacillus daqui genome has a segment encoding these proteins:
- a CDS encoding DUF262 domain-containing protein: MKANETNLQEIIEGSKQYIIPMFQRTYSWDQKQWLTLWEDLMELVEEEQQYDNHFIGSIVSIPVNANPTGVQQFLVIDGQQRLTTLLILLSAVRDIAEEEEIVELSAEINETMLVNRFKKGEEYFKLLPTQVDKEIFKRIIKREITDADAESGLVKCYNYFKNKLNDITLDIEQLKNGILQNLSIVSIVLSPDDNPYLVFESLNAKGQPLTEADLIRNYLFMRIDPSEQEEMYTGYWLPMQTNLGDSLTEFIRHFLIGVNLNVKKKDVYVKLKQQADKMNVIDYLKELAIFATYYDKLLHPEKETNEKIRYYLKRIHQFEARTAFPFLLYIYRDFDFKKYSLEQFIEILSIIDNFIVRRYVCNIESKPLNKMFGSLYNQLKPYSEEDSIQELKAFLQVRGYPKDAEVLHELKHSSLYGGGDKREKCKFILSVLEESYGHKEKVDLTKATIEHIMPQTLTEFWKEELGSEYEEVHAKYLHVIGNLTLSGYNSELSNESFSTKKKYYSKSNFELNKDIVKYNSWNEQAIIERTERLFEKFIFVWPYFGVASIKDNDVTGSSPRLLFIGDETIKVKVWREVLEQTMMYIYKNNPAYYQELLNTRSLLISVEKNPDMRSVKQLPNGHYVEVNFSAKSIYTTCKKLYIDAGFTADTWDVEVEIK; this comes from the coding sequence TTGAAAGCCAATGAAACAAATTTACAAGAAATAATTGAAGGCTCGAAACAATATATAATTCCGATGTTTCAACGTACATATAGTTGGGATCAAAAACAATGGTTGACATTATGGGAAGATTTAATGGAGCTAGTTGAGGAAGAACAGCAGTATGATAATCATTTTATTGGCTCTATTGTATCTATTCCTGTGAATGCTAATCCAACCGGAGTGCAGCAATTTTTGGTTATTGATGGGCAACAAAGATTAACTACTTTGCTTATATTATTGAGTGCTGTAAGAGATATAGCTGAAGAAGAAGAAATAGTCGAATTATCGGCTGAGATTAATGAAACGATGCTTGTGAACCGTTTTAAAAAGGGTGAAGAATATTTCAAGTTACTACCAACCCAAGTTGATAAAGAAATATTTAAAAGAATTATAAAGAGGGAAATAACAGATGCTGATGCAGAGAGCGGTCTTGTAAAGTGCTATAACTATTTTAAAAATAAATTGAATGATATAACTCTTGATATAGAGCAATTAAAAAATGGGATTCTACAAAATTTATCAATTGTAAGTATTGTACTTTCACCTGATGATAATCCTTATTTAGTATTTGAAAGTTTAAATGCCAAAGGACAACCCTTAACGGAAGCAGATTTAATAAGAAACTACTTATTTATGCGCATCGATCCTTCAGAGCAAGAAGAAATGTATACAGGTTACTGGTTACCGATGCAAACGAATCTTGGTGACTCGTTAACTGAGTTTATTAGACATTTTTTAATAGGTGTAAATTTAAATGTTAAAAAGAAGGATGTCTATGTAAAGCTAAAGCAGCAAGCGGACAAAATGAATGTAATTGACTACTTAAAAGAGTTAGCTATATTTGCGACATATTATGATAAGTTACTACACCCAGAAAAAGAAACTAATGAAAAGATTAGATATTACTTAAAAAGGATTCATCAGTTTGAAGCTCGTACAGCATTTCCATTTTTGTTATATATTTATCGTGATTTTGATTTTAAGAAGTACTCATTGGAGCAATTTATTGAAATTTTATCCATTATAGATAATTTCATAGTTAGAAGATATGTGTGCAATATTGAATCTAAACCATTAAACAAAATGTTTGGTTCATTATATAACCAACTAAAGCCTTATAGTGAAGAAGACTCTATTCAAGAACTAAAAGCATTTTTACAAGTGAGAGGCTACCCGAAGGATGCAGAAGTTCTTCATGAATTAAAGCATTCATCGTTGTATGGGGGCGGAGACAAGAGAGAAAAATGTAAGTTTATTTTAAGTGTTCTTGAAGAAAGTTATGGTCATAAAGAGAAGGTCGATTTAACGAAGGCAACTATTGAACATATTATGCCGCAAACTTTAACTGAATTTTGGAAAGAGGAATTGGGAAGTGAATATGAAGAGGTTCATGCAAAATATCTTCATGTTATTGGGAATTTAACACTGAGTGGATACAATTCAGAGTTGTCGAATGAATCTTTTTCAACAAAGAAAAAATATTATAGTAAGAGCAATTTTGAATTGAATAAGGATATTGTTAAATATAACTCTTGGAACGAGCAGGCAATAATCGAAAGAACGGAAAGATTATTTGAAAAATTCATTTTTGTTTGGCCTTATTTTGGAGTAGCTAGTATTAAAGATAATGATGTGACTGGCAGTTCACCGCGCTTGTTGTTCATTGGCGACGAGACTATTAAGGTGAAAGTTTGGAGAGAAGTTTTAGAACAAACTATGATGTACATTTACAAAAACAACCCTGCCTATTATCAGGAGCTTTTGAATACAAGATCATTGTTAATTTCAGTTGAAAAGAATCCAGATATGCGTAGCGTCAAGCAACTACCAAATGGCCATTATGTAGAAGTGAATTTTAGTGCAAAGAGTATATATACGACTTGTAAGAAACTGTATATTGATGCTGGTTTTACTGCTGATACATGGGATGTAGAAGTGGAAATTAAATAA
- a CDS encoding SMI1/KNR4 family protein, whose protein sequence is MSFIDEIKKSDADIYKGVNAEEIDAAEQQLGMKIPATYREVLSEFGSIDIGSDEIFGLGLKGYLNVVESTLKERELAKGELDQFIVIQNLGIDGILIVVDENDNVYEFKNGDFKNLLSSTAEYILSLI, encoded by the coding sequence ATGTCATTTATCGATGAAATAAAAAAAAGCGATGCAGATATTTATAAAGGTGTTAATGCTGAAGAAATTGATGCTGCTGAACAACAATTAGGAATGAAAATTCCAGCAACATATAGAGAGGTTTTATCTGAATTTGGCAGTATAGATATTGGTTCTGATGAAATTTTTGGTTTAGGGTTAAAAGGCTATTTAAATGTTGTAGAATCAACGTTAAAGGAACGTGAATTAGCAAAAGGTGAGTTAGATCAATTTATCGTTATTCAAAATTTGGGTATTGATGGGATTTTAATTGTTGTTGATGAAAATGACAATGTATATGAATTTAAAAATGGTGATTTTAAAAATTTATTGAGTTCTACAGCGGAGTATATTTTAAGTTTAATTTAA
- a CDS encoding HNH/ENDO VII family nuclease, producing the protein MNEIMKLIEVPVEDKGIIAIDKELLDKLDKPLYTDDSEPPFKEYRSLEDSLNDVSMEEIDIYTNANLEEKEVNDRPCLVKKDIDLDTVDEKGLTNLERMQKGRPPIVDGDALELHHIGQKSDAPLAELTWQEHRGPVQDGVLHDKKVESEIDRNEFKKEREQHWKARAEQLLAERGNE; encoded by the coding sequence ATGAACGAAATAATGAAACTTATCGAAGTACCTGTCGAGGACAAAGGGATTATCGCAATCGATAAAGAATTGTTAGACAAGCTGGATAAACCTTTATATACAGATGATTCAGAGCCACCGTTTAAAGAGTACCGTTCTTTAGAAGATAGTTTAAATGATGTTTCTATGGAGGAAATAGATATTTATACTAACGCAAATTTAGAAGAAAAGGAAGTCAATGATCGCCCTTGTTTAGTGAAGAAGGATATTGATTTAGATACTGTAGATGAAAAAGGACTGACAAACTTAGAACGAATGCAAAAAGGAAGACCGCCGATTGTTGATGGTGATGCATTAGAGTTACACCATATTGGTCAAAAAAGTGATGCTCCATTAGCTGAATTAACTTGGCAAGAACATAGAGGGCCTGTTCAAGATGGGGTTTTACATGATAAAAAAGTAGAATCTGAAATAGATCGAAATGAATTTAAAAAAGAGAGAGAACAGCATTGGAAAGCACGTGCTGAGCAACTCCTTGCAGAAAGAGGGAATGAATAA
- a CDS encoding ATP-binding protein: MMELQLQKKEQQLSIPKYQNFEQQVSTAFEVVDDVVLKNYMTKLQDMQVIPLDDVSIEKNLAKNVRMFKINEIVYSQDEDSTFKLASVLNAVAVKDSSVFIVADSNGAKVNFYMGIRSLNENNSTKTSFDTLKNAMNGHFPGIKTENVTKDKIEDLFNQNNSNAVSIVTGVANYKDEQLKMNKSFIQGLEKLALTMQGEVFTGVILANPVNRLELINVRNQYENIFSMLAPMASSQVSYGVNDSISETKTYTTGTSEGVTNTTNESVTDTEGKTQTYNTSSALSKNTLGSSVGKVTAGGLAAAGAVIGSVVPGVGTLVGGAVGGAVGGMIAAFTHATVSDTEGSSTSENASTASTTGSSVGKTSTTNESQSDATGFSRGNTESIQLTTQNKTLQNYLHRIDMQLDRLQECESLGMWECAAYFISETPYAADIAAATYKSLMQGENTGLEVSTISSWTNNDRNSYEINKYIQNFMHPTFNYQNNGIQLPILPTSLVSGKELAIHMSLPRKSVSGFPVIEHVEFAPEVVSYTQEGTRFINLGAVYNFGKTTSSRVKLDLQSLSMHTLITGSTGSGKSNTIYELLSQLEMQGVKFLVIEPAKGEYKHIFGTDPNVNVFGTNPKKNMLLKINPFKFPEDTHVLEHIDRLVEIFNVCWPMYAAMPAILKEAIIHCYETCGWDLDSSTYLEGEVELYPTFKDLLNSLEIVINQTAYDSETKGNYIGSLVTRVKSLTNGINGQIFCNEELDNNLLFDSNVIVDLSRVGSSETKSLIMGILVMRLNEHRMANVEDLNTPIKHVTVLEEAHNILKRTSTEQSAEGSNLIGKSVEMLSNAIAEMRTYGEGFIIVDQSPSMLDMSAIRNTNTKIILRLPDEMDRRLVGKAAGLNDKQLEEIIKLPKGVAAVYQNDWLEPVLCGINRFSGKEYKYEYSDTERIPVDGKAQKSAILEYLLQGRVRKANLLTENELMESVERLVLSTKLKKQLTLYITDKEYQTYLLDKTHFDVLAEVVCELLSEKNHLKHLLTSSSEIESINLKLNEHISQNTTGLNSEMKLAISQCLLKSTANESVKHFEVYKTWIEAVRGGKIR, translated from the coding sequence ATGATGGAACTTCAACTTCAGAAAAAAGAGCAACAGCTATCAATCCCTAAATATCAAAACTTCGAACAGCAGGTTTCTACTGCGTTCGAAGTTGTTGATGATGTAGTATTAAAAAATTACATGACTAAATTACAGGATATGCAAGTTATCCCTTTAGATGATGTTAGCATTGAAAAAAATCTCGCTAAAAATGTGCGGATGTTCAAGATTAATGAAATTGTTTATTCGCAAGATGAAGATTCGACATTTAAATTAGCTAGCGTGTTAAATGCAGTAGCAGTAAAGGATAGTTCTGTGTTTATAGTGGCTGACAGTAATGGTGCTAAAGTAAATTTTTATATGGGAATTCGATCATTAAATGAAAATAACAGTACAAAAACTTCATTTGATACGCTAAAAAATGCAATGAATGGACATTTCCCTGGAATTAAAACTGAAAATGTAACAAAAGACAAAATAGAAGACTTGTTTAATCAAAATAATTCTAATGCGGTATCTATTGTAACGGGCGTGGCAAATTATAAAGATGAACAATTAAAAATGAATAAGTCTTTTATTCAAGGATTAGAAAAATTAGCTTTAACAATGCAAGGAGAAGTATTTACAGGTGTAATATTGGCTAATCCTGTAAATCGTCTAGAATTAATAAATGTTCGAAATCAATATGAAAATATTTTTTCTATGTTAGCGCCAATGGCTAGTTCTCAAGTATCGTACGGTGTAAATGACTCAATAAGTGAAACTAAAACATATACAACAGGTACTAGTGAAGGAGTAACAAATACAACTAATGAATCTGTAACCGATACGGAAGGTAAAACTCAGACTTATAATACCTCGTCTGCGCTATCAAAAAATACTTTAGGAAGTAGTGTAGGTAAAGTGACTGCCGGAGGTTTGGCTGCTGCTGGTGCGGTTATTGGTAGTGTAGTACCAGGAGTAGGAACGCTTGTTGGTGGAGCTGTCGGAGGGGCTGTTGGTGGAATGATTGCGGCCTTTACACATGCTACTGTGTCCGATACAGAGGGTTCATCTACTAGTGAAAATGCTAGTACTGCAAGTACTACAGGTTCTTCAGTAGGAAAAACCTCAACAACAAATGAAAGTCAGTCTGATGCCACAGGTTTTAGTAGAGGAAATACGGAATCAATTCAATTAACAACTCAAAATAAAACTTTGCAAAATTATTTACATCGAATTGATATGCAATTAGATAGATTACAAGAGTGTGAAAGTTTAGGAATGTGGGAATGTGCAGCATATTTTATTTCGGAGACACCATATGCAGCAGATATAGCAGCTGCCACTTATAAATCTTTAATGCAAGGTGAAAATACAGGTTTAGAAGTGTCTACAATTTCGAGCTGGACAAATAATGACCGAAATTCGTATGAAATAAACAAGTATATTCAAAACTTTATGCATCCAACGTTTAACTATCAAAATAATGGCATACAGTTGCCGATTTTACCTACTTCTTTAGTAAGTGGCAAAGAGTTAGCAATTCATATGAGTTTACCAAGAAAATCTGTAAGTGGGTTTCCAGTAATTGAGCATGTTGAATTTGCACCTGAAGTAGTTAGCTATACACAAGAAGGTACTCGTTTTATTAATCTTGGTGCTGTATATAATTTCGGAAAGACTACTTCAAGCCGAGTAAAACTAGATTTACAAAGTTTAAGTATGCATACGTTAATTACCGGATCAACAGGTTCCGGAAAGTCGAATACAATTTATGAACTACTAAGCCAATTAGAAATGCAAGGGGTTAAATTTTTAGTTATTGAACCAGCCAAAGGAGAATATAAACATATTTTTGGAACAGATCCTAATGTTAATGTATTTGGAACAAATCCTAAAAAGAATATGTTGCTAAAAATTAATCCGTTTAAATTTCCAGAAGACACACATGTTTTAGAACATATAGATCGTTTAGTTGAAATTTTTAATGTGTGTTGGCCAATGTATGCAGCAATGCCAGCCATTTTGAAAGAAGCTATTATACATTGTTATGAAACATGTGGTTGGGATTTAGATTCTTCAACATATTTAGAAGGTGAAGTGGAATTATATCCAACCTTTAAAGACTTGTTGAATAGTTTAGAAATTGTGATCAATCAAACTGCTTACGATAGCGAAACAAAAGGCAATTATATTGGGTCACTAGTAACGAGAGTGAAATCTCTAACTAACGGTATAAATGGACAAATTTTCTGTAATGAAGAACTTGATAATAATTTACTTTTCGATTCTAACGTAATAGTAGATTTGAGCAGAGTGGGATCTTCTGAAACTAAGTCTTTAATAATGGGAATATTAGTTATGCGATTAAATGAGCATCGCATGGCAAATGTAGAAGATTTAAATACTCCTATAAAGCATGTTACAGTTTTAGAAGAAGCACATAACATTTTGAAAAGAACTTCAACTGAACAATCAGCTGAAGGCTCAAATTTAATTGGGAAATCGGTAGAAATGCTATCTAATGCAATAGCTGAAATGCGAACTTATGGAGAAGGATTTATTATTGTAGATCAATCTCCTAGTATGTTAGATATGTCAGCTATTCGTAATACGAACACAAAGATTATATTGCGATTGCCAGATGAAATGGACAGAAGATTAGTTGGTAAAGCAGCTGGATTAAATGATAAACAGCTAGAAGAGATTATTAAGTTACCTAAAGGGGTTGCAGCTGTTTATCAAAATGATTGGTTGGAACCAGTATTGTGTGGGATTAATCGCTTCAGCGGTAAGGAATATAAGTATGAGTATTCAGACACAGAACGTATTCCAGTAGACGGTAAGGCTCAAAAGTCAGCAATCCTTGAATACTTACTACAAGGTAGAGTTAGAAAAGCAAATTTATTAACAGAAAATGAATTAATGGAATCTGTAGAACGACTTGTTTTATCTACAAAGCTAAAGAAACAGTTAACTTTATATATTACTGACAAAGAATATCAAACATATTTATTAGATAAAACTCATTTCGACGTCTTAGCGGAAGTGGTTTGTGAATTGTTAAGTGAAAAAAATCATTTAAAACATTTACTTACTTCTAGTTCAGAAATCGAATCGATAAATTTGAAGTTAAATGAACATATTTCTCAAAATACAACGGGTTTGAATTCTGAAATGAAGCTTGCTATTTCACAATGCTTATTAAAATCCACTGCAAATGAGAGTGTTAAACACTTTGAGGTATATAAGACTTGGATTGAGGCTGTAAGGGGAGGGAAAATACGATGA
- a CDS encoding dynamin family protein encodes MAKVFIKYNPFKLETIIEIDGELVPENSVLNVGSKRLQEWVEQLPEFLQDECNEDYFELDFMGTSMDLEDVEEIIKKARKNGIEIELTHIPVQEISNMEFAIEEVFDEIINGPIEELKSKDLQDAFKKALNDEFEITVVATMSAGKSTLINSLLQRKLMPSSQEACTATISRIKDTDDEDFFATAYDEFGNVIKSVPNLGLEDMEKLNATEKVSSICIEGDIPFTSTEEMSLVLIDTPGPNNSRDENHLKTTYKNLDESSKALVLYILNATQLGVNDDSQLLNAVANSMQIGGKQSKDRYLFVVNKLDQFRKGDDDVESSLQKVRKYLADRGIHDPNIFPAAALSSLDIRELLNHPESVDEDLEDEILMMARKLNRNEQLHLEKYATLTPSIRRKIDEQLRLVDDGDIMNLETALIHSGIPAVEETIKLYVEKYARTAKIKNVVDTFQKKLESSKAFEETKTAIAENTERHAQIKEQICKIEEKLNSGKEAERFKNKIEEIDVMKDIKTESKKLVLKHQRSIDEFLTGSIGKEFSKNEAESFIENLIRISRESHSKLTVNLEKMINENLSNIADQLLKEYKEKIAKLIDGLGTENLVFEPLQLIAAELDFGIEKNRILDTATYTEKIKVGTESYSNPERSGFFGSLKFWKPKTLYRDVYEEQSKVSAQIISDEFSTFLEKQNRMLIKEVEGSAKENIKQIKIDYYRKFDKVDQILRNKLKELEIFTQDESLIRAKIAESQARLGWLERINEKVNKIIDIGEVVEV; translated from the coding sequence ATGGCTAAAGTTTTTATTAAATATAATCCATTTAAATTAGAAACCATCATAGAAATTGATGGTGAATTAGTTCCAGAAAATAGCGTATTAAATGTAGGCTCAAAACGCTTACAAGAATGGGTTGAGCAATTACCTGAATTTTTACAGGATGAGTGTAATGAAGATTACTTTGAATTAGATTTTATGGGTACTTCGATGGATTTAGAAGATGTTGAAGAAATTATAAAGAAAGCCCGAAAAAATGGAATTGAAATTGAATTAACTCATATCCCAGTTCAAGAAATTTCAAATATGGAATTTGCAATTGAAGAAGTTTTTGATGAGATTATTAATGGTCCTATAGAAGAGCTTAAATCAAAAGACTTACAAGATGCTTTTAAAAAGGCTTTGAACGATGAATTTGAAATAACTGTTGTTGCAACAATGAGTGCAGGTAAATCTACATTGATTAATTCATTGCTACAACGTAAATTAATGCCATCAAGTCAAGAAGCTTGTACTGCAACAATTTCAAGAATTAAAGATACTGATGACGAAGATTTCTTTGCAACGGCTTACGATGAATTTGGTAATGTAATTAAATCTGTTCCCAATTTAGGTTTAGAAGATATGGAAAAATTAAATGCAACAGAAAAAGTATCTTCGATTTGCATTGAAGGTGATATACCGTTTACTAGTACGGAAGAAATGTCTCTAGTATTAATCGATACACCAGGACCAAACAATTCACGTGATGAAAACCACTTGAAAACGACATACAAAAATTTAGATGAATCTTCAAAAGCGTTAGTATTGTATATTTTGAACGCAACACAATTAGGTGTTAATGATGATTCTCAATTATTAAATGCGGTTGCAAATAGTATGCAAATTGGTGGAAAACAATCGAAAGATCGTTATTTATTCGTTGTGAATAAGTTGGATCAGTTCCGTAAAGGTGACGACGATGTAGAAAGTTCGTTGCAGAAGGTACGAAAATACTTAGCGGACCGTGGTATACATGACCCTAATATTTTCCCAGCGGCAGCATTATCTTCCTTAGATATACGTGAGCTTTTAAATCATCCAGAATCAGTTGATGAAGACTTAGAAGACGAAATATTGATGATGGCGAGAAAATTAAACCGTAACGAGCAATTGCATTTAGAAAAATATGCAACATTAACACCAAGCATTCGTAGAAAGATTGATGAACAGTTAAGACTTGTTGATGATGGCGATATTATGAATTTAGAAACTGCATTAATTCATAGTGGTATTCCGGCTGTAGAAGAAACAATTAAGCTATATGTTGAAAAGTATGCTAGAACAGCCAAAATCAAAAATGTTGTAGATACATTCCAAAAGAAATTAGAAAGTTCAAAGGCATTTGAGGAAACTAAAACTGCTATTGCTGAAAATACGGAACGCCATGCTCAAATTAAAGAGCAAATTTGTAAGATTGAAGAAAAACTGAATTCAGGTAAAGAAGCAGAGAGGTTTAAAAATAAGATTGAAGAAATAGATGTTATGAAAGATATTAAAACTGAATCTAAGAAGCTTGTTTTGAAACATCAACGTTCAATTGATGAATTTTTAACTGGTTCAATTGGAAAAGAATTTTCTAAAAATGAAGCAGAAAGTTTCATTGAAAATTTAATTAGAATTTCTCGAGAAAGTCACTCGAAACTAACTGTTAATTTAGAAAAAATGATCAATGAAAATTTAAGCAATATAGCAGACCAATTATTAAAAGAGTACAAAGAGAAAATTGCAAAATTAATTGATGGGTTAGGAACGGAAAATTTAGTATTTGAGCCATTGCAATTAATTGCTGCCGAATTAGATTTTGGGATTGAAAAAAATCGTATTTTAGACACAGCTACGTATACTGAAAAAATTAAAGTAGGAACAGAAAGTTATAGTAACCCAGAACGTTCAGGTTTCTTTGGAAGCTTAAAGTTTTGGAAACCAAAAACTTTATACCGAGATGTTTATGAAGAACAATCAAAAGTGAGCGCACAAATAATATCTGATGAATTTTCAACGTTTTTAGAGAAACAAAATCGTATGTTAATTAAGGAAGTAGAAGGATCTGCTAAGGAAAATATTAAACAAATAAAAATAGATTATTATAGAAAATTCGACAAAGTAGATCAAATTTTACGTAATAAATTAAAAGAATTAGAAATTTTTACTCAAGATGAATCACTGATCAGAGCAAAAATTGCTGAATCACAAGCTAGATTAGGATGGTTAGAACGGATTAATGAAAAGGTGAATAAAATTATAGATATCGGGGAGGTAGTCGAAGTATGA
- a CDS encoding dynamin family protein yields the protein MQNSRYNYKKNWLDIKFYFLKKYSRDFKINMEIWNQATSKLFDIQMPNDFYLPKNPKHFMDNNLYLDRYKNYHKELLQFISKLAVKNEFELIKELSQRLDMKFGDVSSLINNNVFKKILVTATMSAGKSTLVNALIGKKIMTTQNESCTAKQYSVKEDLSCGDNIYCLHNNTRMRLKKNISQVLHNIKSDNIVIHTKMSHIQDSYLWEIVDTPGVNSSADPEHKVISEELILKGDFNVLLYIMNGNHLGTNDDINHLHFIKDKVPTEKIIFVINKVDQFRQNHDSVEQSVDNVKIQLENLGFVNPVIQPISAYTGYLLKLDNSGQVLNDEEKDELELLTRKLKRASFDLTKYNFPSIVANNEIQEKLLRCGLYNLELLINRRDVSYG from the coding sequence TTGCAAAATAGTAGATATAATTACAAAAAAAACTGGCTAGATATAAAATTTTATTTTCTAAAAAAATACAGTAGAGATTTTAAAATAAATATGGAAATTTGGAATCAAGCAACAAGTAAACTATTTGATATTCAAATGCCTAATGACTTTTATTTACCGAAGAATCCTAAACATTTTATGGACAATAATTTATATCTTGATAGATACAAAAATTACCATAAAGAGCTTCTTCAATTTATAAGTAAACTTGCTGTTAAAAACGAATTTGAGTTAATTAAGGAACTATCCCAAAGATTAGATATGAAATTTGGAGATGTATCAAGCTTGATAAACAATAATGTATTCAAAAAAATATTAGTAACAGCAACAATGAGTGCAGGTAAATCTACTTTAGTAAATGCGCTCATAGGTAAAAAAATTATGACAACTCAAAATGAATCTTGTACAGCGAAACAGTATAGTGTCAAAGAAGATTTAAGTTGTGGAGATAACATTTATTGTTTACATAACAACACTAGGATGCGTCTGAAAAAGAATATTTCACAAGTTCTACACAATATTAAATCAGATAATATTGTAATACATACTAAAATGAGCCATATTCAAGATTCCTATTTATGGGAAATAGTAGACACGCCAGGTGTTAATTCATCTGCGGATCCTGAACATAAAGTAATTTCAGAAGAATTAATTCTTAAAGGCGATTTCAATGTCCTTTTGTATATTATGAATGGTAATCATTTAGGCACAAATGATGATATAAACCATTTACATTTTATAAAGGACAAAGTTCCAACTGAAAAAATAATTTTTGTGATTAATAAAGTAGATCAGTTTAGACAAAATCATGACTCAGTTGAACAAAGTGTTGACAATGTAAAAATACAGCTTGAGAATTTAGGGTTTGTTAATCCTGTAATCCAGCCAATTTCAGCATATACGGGTTATTTATTAAAGTTAGATAATTCGGGTCAAGTATTAAATGATGAAGAAAAAGATGAACTTGAATTGTTAACTAGAAAGCTTAAAAGAGCAAGTTTTGATTTAACAAAATATAATTTCCCATCTATTGTAGCTAATAATGAAATTCAAGAAAAATTACTTAGATGCGGCTTATATAATTTAGAGTTATTAATTAATAGAAGGGATGTCAGTTATGGCTAA
- a CDS encoding helix-turn-helix transcriptional regulator produces the protein MSQERQNQVGRILSMYDRLKNGESLVKREEADRYKISEKSIQRDLENIRDYIGNEKRNEKLHYNREKKVYVLKMGQPSWLENEEIFAVLKVLIESRAFPKHEMDSIIEKLMNLAHKEDSAVIKQMMSNEKHLYVELNHKKDLLNTLWQLSLAIQSKKIINMHYKREFDELASERKVKPVGIIFSEYYFYLTAYPIGKEFDYPTIYRIDRIEQFDQTFISFKVPYHERFQEGEFRKRVQFMYTGELINVKFKFTGPSPQAVLDRLPTAKVVEKLGDGLVFEAEVFGKGIKMWLLSQGEYIEVISPKELVITLQNSINKMAINYQNLIIE, from the coding sequence ATGAGTCAAGAGAGACAGAATCAAGTTGGTCGCATTCTTTCAATGTATGATCGTTTGAAAAATGGTGAAAGCCTTGTAAAAAGGGAAGAAGCCGATCGTTATAAAATTAGTGAAAAGTCGATTCAGCGGGATCTTGAAAATATTCGTGATTATATTGGAAACGAAAAACGAAATGAAAAATTGCATTACAACCGAGAGAAAAAGGTTTACGTGTTGAAAATGGGACAACCATCATGGTTGGAAAATGAAGAAATTTTCGCTGTATTGAAAGTGCTGATTGAATCACGTGCATTTCCGAAACATGAAATGGATTCAATCATTGAGAAGTTGATGAATCTAGCTCATAAAGAAGATAGCGCGGTCATCAAGCAAATGATGTCGAACGAAAAGCATTTGTATGTAGAGTTGAATCATAAAAAGGATTTGCTAAACACATTATGGCAACTTTCATTGGCAATCCAATCGAAAAAAATCATTAACATGCACTATAAACGCGAATTTGACGAGCTAGCAAGTGAGCGAAAAGTAAAACCAGTCGGGATTATTTTTTCGGAGTACTATTTTTACTTGACTGCTTATCCTATCGGGAAAGAATTCGATTATCCAACGATTTATCGGATTGATCGAATTGAGCAATTTGATCAAACATTTATTTCATTTAAAGTGCCGTATCATGAACGTTTCCAAGAAGGCGAATTTCGCAAACGCGTGCAGTTTATGTATACGGGTGAACTGATAAATGTAAAGTTTAAATTCACTGGTCCTTCACCGCAAGCTGTTCTTGACCGATTACCTACAGCGAAAGTTGTAGAAAAGCTGGGCGATGGCTTGGTTTTTGAAGCTGAGGTATTTGGTAAGGGGATTAAGATGTGGTTGTTGAGTCAAGGGGAGTATATAGAAGTAATCAGTCCTAAAGAATTGGTAATAACTCTGCAAAATAGCATCAACAAGATGGCGATTAATTACCAAAATTTAATTATAGAGTAA